A genomic segment from Streptomyces sp. TLI_235 encodes:
- a CDS encoding glutamate/tyrosine decarboxylase-like PLP-dependent enzyme, whose translation MTSEDFRSAAHAAADLVADYLEGLPGRPVWQPMADADRQALLDLPLPEAGTGLDGLLKTVAEQVMTAPMGNGSPRFFGWVNSAPQPAGVLATLAASAMNPSSAGGDHADVHLERAVVRWIAELVGFPHPPGGGLLTSGTSMATIVCLAAARNRAALRAGVDVREDGLAALPPLVGYVTGETHSCVRKAAELLGLGSRHLRTVATDAEGRLDTAALERAIADDRASGRLPFLVVASAGTVGTGAVDAFEPIADLAEREDLWLHVDGAYGAFGVLDPAIAHRYAGMDRADSLALDPHKWLGVPVDCGCALVRDTEALRGTFSLVPSYLRDEAAGSLGWFSEYGTEQTRPFRSLKVWASIAHRGRAGVAADIAHTTALARRLGELVAAHPELELLAPVETSIVAFRYRPAGAGEEDLDRLNRELPSAVQVRGRVFVTGAVLGGREMLRACLLNATTTEDDIRLLVDEVLAAGAGLTSRPDTERPA comes from the coding sequence ATGACCTCCGAAGACTTCCGCAGCGCGGCGCACGCCGCGGCCGACCTGGTCGCCGACTACCTGGAGGGCCTGCCCGGCCGGCCGGTCTGGCAGCCGATGGCCGACGCCGACCGGCAGGCCCTGCTCGACCTGCCGCTGCCCGAGGCCGGCACCGGCCTGGACGGGCTGCTCAAGACCGTCGCCGAGCAGGTCATGACGGCGCCCATGGGCAACGGCAGCCCGCGGTTCTTCGGCTGGGTGAACTCCGCCCCGCAGCCGGCCGGCGTGCTCGCCACCCTGGCCGCCTCGGCGATGAACCCCAGCTCGGCCGGCGGCGACCACGCCGACGTCCACCTGGAGCGCGCCGTGGTCCGCTGGATCGCCGAACTGGTCGGCTTCCCGCACCCGCCCGGCGGCGGCCTGCTCACCTCCGGCACCTCGATGGCCACCATCGTCTGCCTGGCCGCCGCCCGGAACCGGGCCGCGCTGCGCGCCGGCGTGGACGTCCGCGAGGACGGCCTGGCCGCGCTGCCCCCGCTGGTCGGCTACGTCACCGGCGAGACCCACTCCTGTGTGCGCAAGGCCGCCGAGCTGCTCGGCCTCGGCAGCCGCCACCTTCGCACCGTCGCCACCGACGCCGAGGGCCGGCTGGACACCGCCGCCCTGGAGCGCGCGATCGCCGACGACCGGGCCTCCGGACGGCTGCCGTTCCTGGTGGTCGCCTCGGCCGGGACCGTCGGCACCGGCGCGGTGGACGCCTTCGAGCCGATCGCCGACCTCGCCGAGCGCGAGGACCTCTGGCTGCACGTCGACGGCGCGTACGGCGCCTTCGGCGTGCTCGACCCGGCCATCGCGCACCGCTACGCGGGCATGGACCGCGCCGACTCGCTCGCCCTCGACCCGCACAAGTGGCTCGGCGTACCGGTGGACTGCGGCTGCGCGCTCGTCCGGGACACCGAGGCGCTGCGCGGCACCTTCAGCCTCGTTCCCTCCTACCTGCGCGACGAGGCGGCCGGTTCGCTCGGCTGGTTCTCCGAGTACGGCACCGAGCAGACCCGGCCGTTCCGCTCGCTCAAGGTGTGGGCGTCGATCGCGCACCGCGGCCGGGCCGGCGTCGCCGCGGACATCGCGCACACCACCGCGCTGGCCCGCCGGCTCGGCGAGCTCGTCGCGGCCCACCCGGAGCTGGAGCTGCTCGCCCCGGTGGAGACCTCGATCGTCGCCTTCCGGTACCGGCCCGCCGGGGCGGGCGAGGAGGACCTCGACCGGCTCAACCGCGAGCTGCCCTCGGCCGTCCAGGTGCGCGGCCGGGTGTTCGTCACCGGCGCCGTGCTCGGCGGCCGGGAGATGCTCCGCGCCTGCCTGCTCAACGCCACCACGACCGAGGACGACATCCGCCTGCTCGTGGACGAAGTACTGGCCGCGGGCGCCGGGCTGACGAGCCGTCCGGACACCGAGCGACCCGCCTGA